The candidate division WOR-3 bacterium genome includes the window CACCATTATAAGCACAGTTGTTAGATATGACATTATTTGTGATTCTCGCTGTGCCATTATCAGCACAAATTCCTCCGCCCTGATTGTCAGCGTAGTTATAAGTGAGGGTATTTCCGGTAATTGTCGCAATGCCGTCATTGTAGATACCTCCGCCATATTCATAAGCATTGTTATTAGTTATCGTATTATTAGTTATTGTCGCCGAGTCATAATTGCAGATACCGCCACCAAAACTCTCTGCGCTATTATTAGATATGGTATTATTAATGATTGTTGCTATGCCATCATTACAAATACCGCCACCGTCACTATAAGTATAGTTAACAATTATTGTATTTTGTGTAATTGTTGCAGTTCCTCAATTATAGATGCTTTCACCATAAGCATCAGCAATGTTATTAAAGATGAGATTATTTATTATTGTTGCTTTGCCAAAATTTCCAATACCGGCACCATCATTAGATGCATAGTTAACAGATATTACATTATTCATGACCATCGCGGTGCCAAAATTACAGACGCCGCCACCCCAAAGATCAGTATAGTTATTAGTTATTGTGCAATAGCCAATGTAAAGAGTGTCTTCGTTATAAATAGCACTGTAGTTGGCATATGAAATCTTGCAATATTTTAGAGTGCAGGCCGATGCTTCTGACTTAATCCAGAGTCGTTGCCACCTTTGAGTAGTATCCAAGCCAGTAAAAATAATTGAGTCTTGAGAGGTTCCAATCGCCTTAAGTGTGCCTTTTATCATTAGATATTTATTGATTGAAAATAGAATTTTAACTCCGGGTTGAATATCAAGTCGCACGCCAAGATTAACAATCACATTTCCTGTAATTACATACGGACTACCCTCTGGTGTCCAAATTGTATTTGTATTAATAGTTCCGCTCACATAAGTCGTGTCACCAATTAAGAAATTAATCAAGATCCCAAGTAATCCAATTACCCCGCGCTACTTTTTGGCATAATCTCTCCTTGCATTACGAAGCAGCTTTGTAAAAGTATAAAAATATTCAGGTAACTTTCAAGAGTTTTTTCTCAACACTCCACAGGAAGAAATTTATTATTTTCTTAAGCGACAAGAAATGGTTTTGACAAGCACCATTTCTTACCGATCGTACTTCTCTGCTTTGTCCAAAAAAGCACCTTCTCCGGTTATTCTGAAATTTATTTAGTGATTAAAATAACTCTTGTTGCTTTATTTGCATTTTTTTCTTGACTAAACTTAATTTTTTAGTATTATTTAACTATGTTTGGATTATTTATCGTATTGCATATTTTGGCGTGTATCTTGTTGATTATAATTGTGCTCTTTCAACAGCCGCAAAAGGGTGGAGTCACAAGTGTTTTTGGTGGCGGCGAATCGATTTTTGGTGGTGGCGGTGCCGCACCATTTATGACTAAACTTACTTCTGGCTTGGCAATATTATTTATGATTACATCCCTTTCTTTAGTCTTAATTTCATCTCGCCGGGTTCGCCCAGTCCAGACTCGACCAACGCCAGAAAGCACCACTCCATCACCTGAAACTCCTTTACCCGGCAACGAATAGTTTGAGGAGCAATTATGGAAAAAAATTCTAATGTCAATAACACCTTCGCCGTAGTGAAAATTCAGGGGGGACAATTTCTTGTTAAGTCCGGCGAAAAAATTACAGTTAATAGAATAAATGCAGAACCCGGCACTGTTATTAAATTTGATGAAGTACTCTTTTTAAGGACTAAAGATAATGCAATTGTGGGTAATCCCCAAGTTGAAGGTGCCGAAATTACGGCAAAAGTCATTAATCATATTAGAGCCCCGAAAGTTTATACTTTTAAGTTTATTCGTCGAGAGAACTATCGACGATTAAAAGGACATAAACAACCATTAACCGAATTAGAAGTGTTAGAAATAAACTATTCGCCCAAATAACTCATCAACACTAAAACTTGTCCTTACGTTTTGAATAAAATTTCATAACCTAATGTTCGGTTTAAGTTCAAAAAAATTTATCTTCCGAATTAAAATCTTGGCATTTGGTGTCAATATCTACTCTGCTTTTATTTCCATTTGTTCAGCCAATCTTTTAACTGACCCCAGTTTTGAGAACTGGATAAATCCTTTTCAACCCGGTGGTACTTGGCGCGTTGAAGATACGACCTATACCCAAATAACAAAAGAAAGCACTTTAGTTTTTGATGGCAATTACGCTTTGAAAATGACCAGAAAAGTTGCGGGCACAGGAAATAATCGGGGTATATTCCAAAGAGTAGCACTTCCTTCAGGTCGAAATTATTCTCTTGTTCGCTGTCGATTTTATGAGAATAGTGATAGTATTCGAGGAGGGATTACTGTTACTTGGCGCCGGGCTGATTCTTCCGCAATTAGTTCTTGGCGCACAATTTATACATTTAATGCTCCCAATTGGCAGGTCATTCAGTTAGATACATTTTCACCTAATGAGGCTCGTTGGGCCGATGTGATAATTCGCACCTATGGTATCAATTCCTCAACACCTGCCGGCGGTACTTTAGTTATTGATAGTGCAGTCTTTGTTACCGTGACTTCTATTGAAGAAGATAAAACTAAATTTAACAGGGATTTATTAGTGTCGCCTAATCCATTTTCCCAATATACAAAAATAAGTTTTAATACCGAGTCAAGAACAATAAGTAAGATT containing:
- a CDS encoding T9SS type A sorting domain-containing protein; protein product: MFGLSSKKFIFRIKILAFGVNIYSAFISICSANLLTDPSFENWINPFQPGGTWRVEDTTYTQITKESTLVFDGNYALKMTRKVAGTGNNRGIFQRVALPSGRNYSLVRCRFYENSDSIRGGITVTWRRADSSAISSWRTIYTFNAPNWQVIQLDTFSPNEARWADVIIRTYGINSSTPAGGTLVIDSAVFVTVTSIEEDKTKFNRDLLVSPNPFSQYTKISFNTESRTISKIYIFDILGNLVKIINKQENRDFVIWSGQNENGKPLPSGIYFISLASKIKNLPITKVLLLK
- the secG gene encoding preprotein translocase subunit SecG, coding for MFGLFIVLHILACILLIIIVLFQQPQKGGVTSVFGGGESIFGGGGAAPFMTKLTSGLAILFMITSLSLVLISSRRVRPVQTRPTPESTTPSPETPLPGNE
- the rplU gene encoding 50S ribosomal protein L21 is translated as MEKNSNVNNTFAVVKIQGGQFLVKSGEKITVNRINAEPGTVIKFDEVLFLRTKDNAIVGNPQVEGAEITAKVINHIRAPKVYTFKFIRRENYRRLKGHKQPLTELEVLEINYSPK